The window ACGCTCTTCGAGACGAAGTCCAAGACCGTGGTCGCGCGACGAGCCGTGCTCGCCGAGCTGCGGTCGCGTCGGCGAGTCTCCCAGGAGGACCTAGCGCGACTGCTGGGGGTCAGTCAGCCGAACATCGCGAAGCTCGAGAAGCGAAATGACATGTCGATTCGAACGCTGCGAGCGCTGATTGGGGCCATCGGCGGTCGCCTCGAGCTGATTGCTCTTTTCGGAGACGAGTCCGTTCAGCTGATTCAGTTCGAAGAACCGCAGGGGTAGTCGTCAGAGCGCCTGGCGGCCGGAGAGGGCGCGGCCCATCGTGATGGGGTCGGCGTATTCGAGGTCGCCGCCGTGGGGGACGCCGCTGGCGATGCGGGTC is drawn from Labilithrix sp. and contains these coding sequences:
- a CDS encoding XRE family transcriptional regulator — encoded protein: MDHVDRIVQAIRVKMPRAHVAVERSDNPRGPAWIDVRLDDQAVVVEWRQGMGLGVTSLPTEGLGHAADEVYGSMDDAIERVHTLFETKSKTVVARRAVLAELRSRRRVSQEDLARLLGVSQPNIAKLEKRNDMSIRTLRALIGAIGGRLELIALFGDESVQLIQFEEPQG